CTGTAACCTTtcgtttttctttctgaTGGCATTTGAGGCGTATATTCTTGCTATTTCTTCGCTTTCATTCAAAGCTTTCTTTAATTTGTTAGCTTCCTGCTTCTCTTCCTTGGAGGCCCTTTGCGCTTGCTTCTGTAGTTGTCTCGAAGTGAACTTCAGTTGAAATAAGGTGTTCTCAAGTCCAGCTGCAgacatttgaatttgttaTCGAGTGAACTGTTAACTACTCTTatcgtcttcttctttgtaGGTTTGAGGAGActtcgtttttttcaatcctCCTTGAGTGATCGCTTAATTCAAGAAATTAGATTAGTGTCAGAGCTATTAAACATGACCtccgaaaaaaaaaaataaaaaaaatacacaCGCTACAGACTCGTATGCCCATGCTAGCTCAATGCCGTTCTCTTATAGTAAGTAAGGTTTGCTAGAATAACCTAATGTTTTAATGCTTGAATTTCAGTATGCAAAGTTTTGCACCTCTCGTCCAATTCGAAGATGTGTCTTTTGTAAAGGTCAGTGACCAATTCCAACTCGCTGATTCTTGTCTTCAACTTGATtacttcttcttcacttcGCAAGGTTTCACTAAGGGGGGTTTCCACATTCTCACTTTTGCTTGAACTTTTATTATGATGATCATTACTAAAATGTTGTAGCTGCTGTTGTAGTTGTGATTGTGGTTGTGGTTGTGGTTGTGGTTGTGGTTGCTGTTGCAGTGGCTGATGTAGAGTAGATTGTATTGGTGTAGGCAGAGATGTGACGGGAGGAGGGGGTGAGACATAGCGTTGTGGTATGGAAGTATCTCGTACCAATGAAGACGTACTGCTATGAGTGGTGAGTGCCGCATTAGGAAATGTATTAGGTGATGTTGCGGAGGGGCTATTCCTCTGATTCAGAGAAGCGTTATTGGTATTGTTTTCATTGAGTACATCATTGATCGACGTTACATGGTATGAAACTTGTTTGGCAATTGGAGCATTTTGTGGAGCCATAGGTGGTGAACCAAATCGGTCATTCATCGAACTAGAATTTAAGCTTACGTTACGAGCACTGTTCGCATTTAAATGAGGGCTTTGATTTGCATTAGTATTCACCCCTGAATTGCTTTGACCCGGGTTCACATCCCCTAGCAGACACGATAAGTGCGGTAATTGGGTGGCCGATGCAGCTTGTGAAGCAGACGGCGACATAGTTACGGAGGACAtgtattcatttttgacaGCAGATCCTCCACTATGCGCCTTAGGTTTCAATTCAGGTTTCGAGGAATCACTAGacatcaaaatttccaaCGTTGTAGCTGCAGATCTAATGTCTTTGGATTCTGATGACGACAACTGATTGCCGTCATTGATCTTTGCTCTTTTGATCCGCAGTCCATTTCCGTCGTTGTTTTCAGCCCCGCTACCCTCTCCATTAACAATTCCATTCCCACTCCCATCATTATTTGCTTGTACGTTACCGTTTCCATAGACTGTCTTACTACTCTTTTCTACATTATTTATCTTTTTGCGTTTCTTATCATCACTATGGGACCTCTTGTGGCCCTCTACAATCCTTGGACTTGAAGGTGTGTTTGAGTGTAAATGACCGGGATCGTTATTGTGGTGGTTGTGAGTACCTTTCCTATTTCTCGATTTTATAACATCTGTTTTCAAGCTGATTGGTCTTGGCCTACCATGCAATTTGAGGAACAAACCGCAAGCATTACAAAGAACTGCGCCATTTTCGTCTCTTCTCCACAATGGAGTAGTTACCGTGAAGCAGTTTTTGCATACAGGTCCAGTGTTACCACCCTGCTTCATATTTAACAGCACAGAGTTTGGTGAGGATGTTGAGGAGGAGTTATCACCACCACTTGCCTCGCTTCCAGAGCTTGCACCATTGGGCGACTGCTGAGTCGACGACGAAAGCGTGACATTCTGTTTACCATTGTATGGATAAAATATTTCGCCTGGCCTACTGCCATTCCCATTGGCATTGCCATTGCTACCACCTCCATTACTGCTACTGCTGTTAGTACCGTTACTATTTCCGTTTCCATTTTTACTCCCATAGCCCAGACCACTCCTTAATGAGCTTTTATCATGACTGTTCCGAGCATCCTTGCCCTCCAATCTTTCCGTCAACGAAGAAATCATCGACGTCGTGGATTCAGTCATCTTTGCCAGTAATAAGAAAGCACTGTTGCCCTACACTATATACAGCGATATTGCTCTTGTTCGTTTATCTTTATATCTACCTCGGCAAATAATGCGATCAAACCACGataagaaaatttttcaatctgaaaattatttgcaaagaaaattttttttatcaagaCCAAGCACAGTCAAGTGTAAATGACTACGCAAACACATCTTACGCACCTATCTGTAATCCAACACCTAAATTTAAGTGGATTTATATACTGTACTGCTATCTGAATAAAGCAACACACAAGAGCTCTTCTCATCTTCCCACCTGCTCGCACTCTATTTTACTCCTTCCTCTTCACATTCTATGCCCCTATCGCAGCCACATTAACCGGCCGTCCACAGCGGGCGGATCATCCCTCCGATGACCATCCTCGTATCGATAATCTTATTGAGCAATGCGCTGCTGCACTGCGATTCCTCCTTATTCTATTATTCGCGAATTCTCTGCGACGACTTGTGCTTTTGTTATCTTATCTTTGATAAGCCCACGCTTTATTTGGGCACAGCGGTTTTCCCGTCACGACTCATCAAATTGGCTTTGATCGCGCATTACACGTGTTTTTGAGAGCCCAGTAGGCTGGGGAGGGAAATATCACCAATGGAGGACGTTGCGGTGGTTTCCGATACGCTGGAGAGATGCCTCTGTGCAATCTCAATCTCTTCTCAAATGGCTTTGTATGGCATCAAATCGCCGGATTCATTGTAATCAAGAAATGCGCCCACTTCAGATCTTATATCCGGGTTACCCAGCAAGTTCTTTCAGCTTTGTTCAACAAGGGCGGCAAAAATGTTGCTGGAGCAAGATGTTAAAATGTAAACAAATATTCATCAGGAGAAGAACGTGTGGAGTCTGTCGGTTGTTTAGCCAAGTGGAAGTTCCAATGGGCACAAATACGGGCACCGATGCGGTTATTCCAGGTATTTCAGACGCTGGAGAGCTAGACAACGGGGGAAAGAAAGGGTGGAAATCGGGTGTGGAAGACcctgataaaaatgagcAGCAGGCCAGGGATGAAGAGCAGAGAAGAATTGAGGGTATTGATGGAGCTGGAGACAAGGAAGCAGTGTACAAGAACTTGATTTTCCACGGTGTACCGAATTGCACAGTAAGCGATACGGAGGGGCACCAAGTGGAGCAAGAAGAGGAGGATGCTCAAAATGAGCAACATGAGGCGGAATCCTACCCAGAGCAGGAACTTAAAC
The genomic region above belongs to Zygotorulaspora mrakii chromosome 8, complete sequence and contains:
- the GZF3 gene encoding Gzf3p (similar to Saccharomyces cerevisiae GZF3 (YJL110C) and DAL80 (YKR034W); ancestral locus Anc_1.250); amino-acid sequence: MTESTTSMISSLTERLEGKDARNSHDKSSLRSGLGYGSKNGNGNSNGTNSSSSNGGGSNGNANGNGSRPGEIFYPYNGKQNVTLSSSTQQSPNGASSGSEASGGDNSSSTSSPNSVLLNMKQGGNTGPVCKNCFTVTTPLWRRDENGAVLCNACGLFLKLHGRPRPISLKTDVIKSRNRKGTHNHHNNDPGHLHSNTPSSPRIVEGHKRSHSDDKKRKKINNVEKSSKTVYGNGNVQANNDGSGNGIVNGEGSGAENNDGNGLRIKRAKINDGNQLSSSESKDIRSAATTLEILMSSDSSKPELKPKAHSGGSAVKNEYMSSVTMSPSASQAASATQLPHLSCLLGDVNPGQSNSGVNTNANQSPHLNANSARNVSLNSSSMNDRFGSPPMAPQNAPIAKQVSYHVTSINDVLNENNTNNASLNQRNSPSATSPNTFPNAALTTHSSTSSLVRDTSIPQRYVSPPPPVTSLPTPIQSTLHQPLQQQPQPQPQPQPQSQLQQQLQHFSNDHHNKSSSKSENVETPLSETLRSEEEVIKLKTRISELELVTDLYKRHIFELDERCKTLHTEIQALKH